The Candidatus Hydrogenedentota bacterium genomic sequence TGCTTCCTCAAGTTTCTTTTGGCGCAGCAACGCCGAAGCAAGATTGTTCATTGCAGGCAGGTTGCCCGGATTCAATTCAAGTACACGTTGAAAACACGCTTCTGCCCCTTCAAGATTGCCCAGATCGAGGTATGCCTTGCCCAAATCGGCTATGAATCGATGATCGTTTGGACGAATTCGTATGGCTTCCTGAAGATGGGCAATTCCCTCGTCATACGCTCCGCGTTTAATCAACGCGCGGCTCAGGCCCCAATTGCAGATGTCGTTGTTTGTGGTGACGGCCAGTGCACGGCTGAAGAGCGTTTCCGAGTCCCGCCAAAACCCAACCTGCCGGTATGTCAGCAACGAAAAAAACGCCAGCGCGAGTACGCCAAGGGTGGCAGTCAAACCTCTGGCAAGTGGCTTGGTCAGAACAAGGTCCGCCAGTCCCCACACAACGGCAATGAATACACCTATCATCGGAACATACGTGTAACGATCCGCCCATCCCTGGGTACCCACTTGGATGATGCCGATAACGGGCACCAGCGTGCCGAGATACCAGAACCAGCCGACCGGCAAGTAGGGGTACTTCCACGCAAACAGAATCGCGCAGAGAGTCACGAGAATCAGAAATACCGCCGCACCGACTACTTGCAGCGCCGATAGAGTCCCAAGGGGATGGGGATAATATGCCGCAAGATTCAACGGCCAGATTGCGTTGAGGAGATAGTTTGCGTACGAATAGGCCGCGTTCGACACGCGCATGCCCAAAGGCATGGCCTCCACCGACGTCATGGCCTTCGATCCGTGCTGCGCGACAATCGTTATGACCGACATGACCGCCGCCAACACGAACATCGGCAGTTTTTCGACCGTCAGCCAAATGGCCTGCAACCCCCAGGAACGCCCAACGCGCGCCTTGGGCTCGTACCGTCCCAAGGGCCAGAAGTCGAGTAGCAGTAACGCAAACGGCACGGTGACGAGCATCGGCTTGGACAGCAGTCCCAGCAGCAGCGCGATACACGCGAGAATGTACTCTCCCGCACGGCCCCGCTCGGCATAGAGCGAATACGCCCAAAGAGTTAGGAACCAAAACAAGGTACTCAGCACATCTTTCCGCTCGGACACCCACGCGACGGATTCGACGTGAAGAGGATGCAGCGCAAACAAAGCGGCCACAAACCAGCTTCGCCAGAATGAGCCTGTCATGCGATCAAGCAGACCTAACAGCAGGGCGGTGTTGAGAAGATGCAAGAAAAGGTTCGTGCTCAGGTGACCCGATGCGCGCATGCCCCAAATCGATACATCCGCGAGATGCGTCAGCCACGTCAACGGGTACCATGAAGCCGCATCGACGTTCGTGAACGCGTACACGACACCTTGCCACGTGAGGCCCCGCTGAACCGTGGCATTTTCCGTCACGTATATCGTGTCATCGAAATCGACAAAAGAGTGCCGGTTAATCTGCCAATACACCGCGGCGGTCGCAGCCATCAAGACCAAGACGGCGCCTACCTTCCATACCGTCCCGGCTTCTATTTCATCTCTGGACATCTGTTTCCCTTCGCGCAGTTACGCTTGAACATACGCGGGCGAGCTGTCCCGGTGCAACTGCACAGCGCATCGTGTTCCCAGGCGGTTGCCCCGAAACCTCTCAGAACATAATATAAGAAT encodes the following:
- a CDS encoding tetratricopeptide repeat protein; translated protein: MSRDEIEAGTVWKVGAVLVLMAATAAVYWQINRHSFVDFDDTIYVTENATVQRGLTWQGVVYAFTNVDAASWYPLTWLTHLADVSIWGMRASGHLSTNLFLHLLNTALLLGLLDRMTGSFWRSWFVAALFALHPLHVESVAWVSERKDVLSTLFWFLTLWAYSLYAERGRAGEYILACIALLLGLLSKPMLVTVPFALLLLDFWPLGRYEPKARVGRSWGLQAIWLTVEKLPMFVLAAVMSVITIVAQHGSKAMTSVEAMPLGMRVSNAAYSYANYLLNAIWPLNLAAYYPHPLGTLSALQVVGAAVFLILVTLCAILFAWKYPYLPVGWFWYLGTLVPVIGIIQVGTQGWADRYTYVPMIGVFIAVVWGLADLVLTKPLARGLTATLGVLALAFFSLLTYRQVGFWRDSETLFSRALAVTTNNDICNWGLSRALIKRGAYDEGIAHLQEAIRIRPNDHRFIADLGKAYLDLGNLEGAEACFQRVLELNPGNLPAMNNLASALLRQKKLEEAGPLLQKCIEQQPDKPDAYSNYGALLLYQGKYQEAADFLGRAVGRFPMNAALRNNFGGALMNLNLRDDAIAQFREALRLDPSNQDAKRNLDAILSKTPGTP